Genomic window (Mycolicibacterium smegmatis):
GAGCGCGATTTTCCGCCCTCACGTCACAAACGGCACACCTGCCGACCAGGCAGGCTCGATGTCCAGATTCCACTCGTGTGTGACCGTACGCAGAGCTTCGGGTGGTAGATCGCTCAGTGGCATAACTTCCCCGATCAGTTCGCCAGTACCCGCCCTTCGAAGACCGCGTCGCAGTGCTGGCCATCCAGGCGCTGATTACAGCGAGATTGGGCCGCAGGTCTGCGAGCACCTCGCGCAGGCACGTAACATCGGGCCAGGTAGAGCGTCCGGAGACGCCGGTGCCACGTCATCGAAGCGATGGTTGAACGCGTAGAGTTTCAGCGGACAAACAACACCGCAAACGGCGTCACTCCCAGGGCTTGAGTGGATTCACCGCGAACCCGTTCGTGCACGTTTGGCAACGTTGACTCGAATTGAATGAGTCCATCAGCCCATGTCAACAGGGTTGGCGGTGTTGGCGGGCACCGAGGCTTAGCCTCGATCCACCGATGAATTGGCTGGTCGCAGGGTGTCGTGACGAGGAAAGTGCCTTCTGAGCTGTGATGATGAGTGTTCTCTAGGCACTTATCGGCACAACTTCGAAAGGCACTTCCGGTGAAAGTGTCCCATAGGTTCGCTGCGTCGTCGGCGGTCTTCGATGATGCCCATCTCGTGTCGTGCGCCGGTCTGGTGCCGGTAATGACGCTGGCCACCCAGACCGGGCTGTCACAGTTGCTGGCCGACAAGGTTCGTATCAGCGAACCACGGATCAAGTCCGGGTCGGCCAACCCGTCGCCGAAGCTGCTCACCGTGGTCGCCGGAATGTGCGCCGGCGCCGACAGCATTGATGACCTCGACCTCGTGCGTGGCGGCGGGATGAAGACGCTCTTCGATGGGGTCTATGCACCATCGACGATCGGAACACTGTTGCGGGAGTTCACCTTCGGACACGCCCGGCAGTTGGAGTCGGTCCTGCGTCATCATCTGGCCGCACTCTGTGCGCGGGTGGACCTGCTGCCCGGATCCGACACGGGGGCGTTCATCGACATCGACTCACTGCTGCGCCCGGTCTATGGCCACGCCAAACAGGGTGCCTCCTACGGGCATACCAAGATCGCTGGTAAGCAGGTTCTGCGTAAAGGGCTCTCCCCGTTGGCGACGACGATCAGCACCCCCGGAGCGGCGCCGGTGATCGCCGGGATGCGGCTGCGCGCCGGTAAGACCAGTTCCGGGAAGGGTGCGGGCCGCATGGTCGCCCAAGCCATCGCCACCGCCCGCGCCGCCGGCGTGCGCGGGCAACTGCTGGTGCGTGGCGATTCGTCCTACGGCACCCGGTCGGTGGTGGGCGCCTGCCGAGCCCACAATGCGCACTTCTCGGTGGTGATGACCCGCAATACCGCGGTTGATCGGGCCATCAGTTCGATCGACGAGCAGGCCTGGGAGCCGGTCAACTATCCCGGTGCAGTGCGTGATCCCGACACCGGTGACTGGATTTCTGATGCCGAGGTCGCCGAGGTCAGCTACACCGCCTTCGCCTCTACCAAAGATCGGTTCACCGCGCGGTTGGTGGTGCGGCGAGTCAAAGACGCGAGATTTCGGGACGCGCTGTTCCCGGTGTGGCGGTATCACCCGTTCTTCACCAACACAGACTTGCCGACCGCCGAGGCTGACATCACCCACCGCCAGCACGCGATCATCGAAACCGTCTTCGCCGATCTGATCGACGGACCCCTGGCCCACATGCCCTCAGGACAGTTCGGTGCCAACAGTGCGTGGGTGTTGTGCGCGGCGATCGCGCACAACCTGCTGCGCGCCGCCGGCGTGCTCGCAGGAGGTGCCCACGTGGTTGCCCGCGGCGCGACGCTGCGCCGCAAGATCGTCAACATTCCCGCCCGTCTGGCCCGACCCCAGCGTCGACCGATCCTGCACCTCCCCGAGCACTGGCCCTGGACAGAGCACTGGCTCACGTTGTGGCGCAACACCATCGGATACAGCCCACCGCTACCGGCAACAACCTGACCAACGCGCCGAACAGGCCCAACCGGAGCACACAGGAAAAGCTGGGCAGACCAGCAACTACCGCATGCCCGCAACACCGAACGCAGCAGAAACCACACACGGACACCTCAAGGAGGGCCGCTCCACGGATTCAGGCTTAGTTAGGCTACTGGGGACGCACTGCGGACGGAGGCCGAGCGCTCCTTTAAGGACAAGCTCCGCCGGTCACCGGGCAGATTCGTGGGTCGTAGTCTCGCTTCAAACGAGTCTTGATGAACTCGGCGTTGTTCCCATACCCCGGCGAGAGCCAGCGGCCGACGACCATCACACTCACGTATCTAGCCCCCGCGGCTCGTAGCGTAAGCGCGGCCGACTGAGTTCTGGATCCGGTTGTCCATGTGTCATCGAGCACCAAGATGTGCTTGCCGCTCAAGTCTTGCGGCGGTGCGATAACGAACTGGGTGCCTGCGACGATGCGATTGCTAGTCGCCGTCGCCGCGGGCACGAGGCTCAGCTGATCGCTGATGGCGTTCATTTCTCTTGTGATCGCGGCGAATGGATGGACGCCGGGGCGATTGCTCAGTGAGGGAACCATCACCCGTCTGTACACAGGTTGCCCAACACGTTTTTCAATACAGTTCTGGTGCAACATGATTCCGAGGTAGAGCGCGCGCCGGATAACCATGCTGTGCTGCTGGCGCGCTACTTCGCTGACGTCGTCTTTGTAGTGGCGCAGCAGGATCCCGGACTGGGTTCGCTCGGCCGCGTATGTGAGAGGAGCTACGAGGTCCGCTATGCCGGCCGTGTATTGGTGCTGGTTGCACCGGTAGCAGCGGTCGTAGTCATCGACCGGTGTGCAGCAGACTGCGCATGTGATACGCGTTTCCCGGATCACATTCCGGAGATAGCCGCCAGCCTGCTGTACGAGTAGATGCTCGTTGTGGACGACTGGATCCCTCGTTCTGGTCAACGTCCGTCAGGCAGTCCCGCCAACGGCGCCAAGACGCCGAGTGAGTCGTCCTCGTCCTGGTTTACGACCTGCTTGACGATGTCCATAACCTCGGCGGTGCTTCCCGCGACGTAAACGCCTGGCCGGTCGCGCATTTCGCGTCCCCACTTCGTCGCGTTCACCACAATGTCGGTCAGGATGACGGGGCGGCCGTGTTCAACAGCCACGCGCGCCTGGATTCGTGTGCCACTGTGTTCACTGGCTTCGACGATGATCGACGCGCGACCCAGGCCGGACATAGTGACGTTGCGCATCGGGAACGACTGTTTTGTTGGCGGTGCGTCCGGAAAGAACTGAGATACCAGCGCACCGGCTGCCGCAACCCGGTCGTGGAGCTCCCGGTGGATTGCCGGGTAGACACGGTTGATGCCCGTGCCGATCACGCCGATCGGCCGTCCGCCTGCTCGCAGCGTCGCTTCGTGTGCGGCGCCATCGATACCATCTGCAAGTCCGGATATGACCGAAATTCCCCGTTCCGCAAGGCCTTCCGCAACATTCGCGGCAATGGACAGGCCCCGCCGTGTCGCGCGTCGTGAACCGACGACTGACACCCCGCGCTCGTCGGGGCGGAGGACGCCTTTTACGAACAGCATCGGCGGCATCTGATGGATACCGCGCAGCGCAAATGGATACTCTTCGTCCAGCACCGTCAGCAGGTCGAAGTCTTTGGACGATTCCCACTCGATTAGCTGCTTCCACGCGACCTGGAACTGCAGTTCTGATTCGTCACGGCTCAGGTCACCGTCGAGAGCGAGCGTGAGCAGCGGGGGGTGGATGTCCTGCCACACCGCTAGGGCGGAACCACGCAGAGACACCTCGGAGGCGATCGTGGACCACGAGGTCTTACCCGCGCGTTCGCCCAGCATCGGC
Coding sequences:
- a CDS encoding IS1380 family transposase gives rise to the protein MKVSHRFAASSAVFDDAHLVSCAGLVPVMTLATQTGLSQLLADKVRISEPRIKSGSANPSPKLLTVVAGMCAGADSIDDLDLVRGGGMKTLFDGVYAPSTIGTLLREFTFGHARQLESVLRHHLAALCARVDLLPGSDTGAFIDIDSLLRPVYGHAKQGASYGHTKIAGKQVLRKGLSPLATTISTPGAAPVIAGMRLRAGKTSSGKGAGRMVAQAIATARAAGVRGQLLVRGDSSYGTRSVVGACRAHNAHFSVVMTRNTAVDRAISSIDEQAWEPVNYPGAVRDPDTGDWISDAEVAEVSYTAFASTKDRFTARLVVRRVKDARFRDALFPVWRYHPFFTNTDLPTAEADITHRQHAIIETVFADLIDGPLAHMPSGQFGANSAWVLCAAIAHNLLRAAGVLAGGAHVVARGATLRRKIVNIPARLARPQRRPILHLPEHWPWTEHWLTLWRNTIGYSPPLPATT
- a CDS encoding DNA-processing protein DprA; the protein is MGDRFADEERAALLALLDERPPMLGERAGKTSWSTIASEVSLRGSALAVWQDIHPPLLTLALDGDLSRDESELQFQVAWKQLIEWESSKDFDLLTVLDEEYPFALRGIHQMPPMLFVKGVLRPDERGVSVVGSRRATRRGLSIAANVAEGLAERGISVISGLADGIDGAAHEATLRAGGRPIGVIGTGINRVYPAIHRELHDRVAAAGALVSQFFPDAPPTKQSFPMRNVTMSGLGRASIIVEASEHSGTRIQARVAVEHGRPVILTDIVVNATKWGREMRDRPGVYVAGSTAEVMDIVKQVVNQDEDDSLGVLAPLAGLPDGR